The window TACCGGAACGGCTGACTTTTCTCGCAATTAAGTACATGCTCGTCACCAGCGTAATGAAAGGTTATATATCCCGTCCGAAAGACGCGGCGAGGTAATCTGAATGGGTGCTTTCAATTTTGAACTATCCGACGAATTCAAAAGCCAGGTTCTCGAAATCAGCTTATCCAAGAATACTGTCTCGGATTTTTATAAAACGATTCTTGAGGGTATTCCTGCAAACGGAGAAGAAGGTTATATTTTGTTTAAGAGTTTTGAGTTCGATGTTGGAGATCAGGAAGTATTACCCTTCATAGAAAAAACACAATTTCAGACAATCTTATTACTCAATGGTAACTTGGACCTGTCTGGCAATGATAAGATTAAACAAATAAATAGCTCGAAATTGAGCAGCCTCAAGAACCTCTCTTTTCTGTTTATTTCAAGTCCGCAGCTTAATTATGCCGTACTCTCCTCCATTACGGAGGAATCGGTCAACATTCTTAATCCTACCACTAAAACTACCATAACCGAATCTCCGTTGGTCATGAACATGTTCTGGGAAGAGATTTCAAAACTTATCGGAATACCTAAATCGGAGATCAGTATCCACAACCCCGAACACACCGTGCTTGCCAGTGAGCGGGTTGTGTTTGACGTTATTTCCAAACTCGACAGCTCGCGGGTCGTATCCGATCAGAGGGTATTCGAATTATCTTCTCTGCTGAAATTTTTAAACAACATCTCCGGAAGATTTGTGGAAGAGGAATTTCTCCATGAGGTAGGTAAGAAACTGATAGAATTAACGGAAGCGCCGGTAGGATTCATTCAATCTGAAGACTTAGAGACAGAGGAAGTCAATACTGTATTGTTTTGGGAGGGTTTTGAATTGTTCATCGGTGAGCAGTTATCCGAACTCGACTTTCCCACGCGTAATTACCTCGACACGCTCGTAGAGCAGGATCACATACTATTCAACTTAGATGATAAGGCTTCTCCATTTTTAGAACCGGATAATCTTTCTAAGTTGCACGTTACGAACGGCATTCTCTATCCACTTTACGGTCCGGAAAAAGTGAGAGGTTCTCTTATCTTATTATTCCCGGAGACAAAGATAATTGCGAATTTAAACCGCCGGTATTTCGATGAGATCGCTGCTGCGGTTTCAATAGGCTTTAAGCAACTCATATCCCACAAAAAAATTCATAAGGAAGCCATCACCGACGGCATGACGGAGCTGTATAATCACAGATTCTTTATGAATCAACTCTCCAAAGAAATGGAAAGGTCACGGAGATATCAGAATCCTTTAACCCTTTTGATGATCGATATTGATCACTTTAAACATTATAATGACACGAACGGACATGTTGCAGGCGATACGATCCTCAAAAGCGTGGCGTCTATATTCAGAAATACCGTTAGGCGGAGTGATTTTGTTACCCGGTACGGTGGAGAGGAGTTTGCAATATTGCTTCCTGAGACACCGCTGCAAAACGCTAAGCTGGTCGCGGAAAAAATCAGGAACACGATCGAGAAAGAGGAATTCGAAAATCAGAAAAACCAACCGAACGGTAATCTTACGATCAGCATAGGTGTATCAGAACAAACAAAAGACCTGTTAACTCCGGACGAATTCGTTCACAGCGCTGATTTAGCATTATATCAAGCGAAAGAGACCGGAAGAAACAAGGTCTGTCTAACCGGTGAGGACTGATCCGCCGTTTACGTTTAGAGAGATTCCCGTAATATATGAAGAAGCATCGGACGCGAGGAACACCACGGCTGACGCAGGTTCTTCCGGTTCGCCGATTCGCCTTAGAGGTATCGTCTCCGATATAATAGTGTCTTTGCCCCCGCCGAGCGCCTCTGACGTCATATCTGTATAAGTCCAACCGGGGCAAACCGAGTTGACCCTTATCCCGTCGGGACCGAGTTCGGAAGCAAGCGATTTCGTCAGCGAGTTTACCGCCCCCTTACTTGCCGCATAATGCGAATGGAATGCTTCTCCCCTTTGTGCCGCTGTTGAGGATATGTTTATGATGCTCCCTTTCTTTTGTCTCTTCATGGTAGGTATTACCGCCCTGATGCAGTTCAGCACTCCTCCGAAATTAAGCGACATGGTTTCTTCAGCATCGCTGTCCGACATACGGTCAATCGGCGCCATCTTCCATATCGCGGCGCTGTTTACTAATATGTCAATTCCGTCCCAAGCTTCGAGTGCCCGGTTAACCATCTCCTGCACGGAGCTCATATCGGTTACGTCAGCTTGTACCGCCATAGCCTGACCCCCCGCATGCGCTATCTCATCCACGATCTTATCGGCTGACTTTGAATCGTTTACAAAGTTCACAAGCACTTTTGACCCATGCTCAGCAGCTAATTTACAGGTGGCGGCTCCAATACCTCTTGAACCTCCCGTAACTATCATGACTTTGCCGTGAAGATCAATCATCAAATGTGAACTCCTTAAAATAATCATCCAATATTCGACTATGGTCAAACGCAAGTTGTCGAGGCAGCTCTTCTATCGAAAATATCCGTATATTTTCGGCATCGGACATCGCCTCGGGTACGCCTATACCCTCACCTGTAAACACTACTGATACTGTATGTCCCCGCGGGTCACGGGAGGGATCGGAATAGACATGGAATTGCTTTACTTTATCGACCGTTAATGACGTCTCCTCCCTGATCTCCCTCTCCACGGCTTCCTCGAGCGTTTCTCCGATTTCAACAAATCCGCCCGGTATTGCCCAACCGTATGGGGGATTTTTACGTTCGATCAGTAAAACGCTGTTAGGTTTATCAATCATCCGGACGATCATATCGACGGTAAGTCTCGGGCTCTTGTTATTATCGGACATCCGGAGTCGAACGATTGATCAATTCATGTTCTTTTGGTCTTTAGAGATGACCCGGCTTGCTTCTTCAAGTTTCTGTTTTTCTTCGTCAGTCAGGTTTTCGTATCCCACTTCGTTTATCCTGTCAAGGATCGTATCGATTTCCTGTCTCAAATTTTCGTAGCTCTTCCTGACGCGTTCCGCTTTTTTGACCTTTCTTTTAATCTTGAAC is drawn from Candidatus Neomarinimicrobiota bacterium and contains these coding sequences:
- a CDS encoding GGDEF domain-containing protein, producing the protein MGAFNFELSDEFKSQVLEISLSKNTVSDFYKTILEGIPANGEEGYILFKSFEFDVGDQEVLPFIEKTQFQTILLLNGNLDLSGNDKIKQINSSKLSSLKNLSFLFISSPQLNYAVLSSITEESVNILNPTTKTTITESPLVMNMFWEEISKLIGIPKSEISIHNPEHTVLASERVVFDVISKLDSSRVVSDQRVFELSSLLKFLNNISGRFVEEEFLHEVGKKLIELTEAPVGFIQSEDLETEEVNTVLFWEGFELFIGEQLSELDFPTRNYLDTLVEQDHILFNLDDKASPFLEPDNLSKLHVTNGILYPLYGPEKVRGSLILLFPETKIIANLNRRYFDEIAAAVSIGFKQLISHKKIHKEAITDGMTELYNHRFFMNQLSKEMERSRRYQNPLTLLMIDIDHFKHYNDTNGHVAGDTILKSVASIFRNTVRRSDFVTRYGGEEFAILLPETPLQNAKLVAEKIRNTIEKEEFENQKNQPNGNLTISIGVSEQTKDLLTPDEFVHSADLALYQAKETGRNKVCLTGED
- a CDS encoding 3-oxoacyl-ACP reductase FabG; translation: MMIDLHGKVMIVTGGSRGIGAATCKLAAEHGSKVLVNFVNDSKSADKIVDEIAHAGGQAMAVQADVTDMSSVQEMVNRALEAWDGIDILVNSAAIWKMAPIDRMSDSDAEETMSLNFGGVLNCIRAVIPTMKRQKKGSIINISSTAAQRGEAFHSHYAASKGAVNSLTKSLASELGPDGIRVNSVCPGWTYTDMTSEALGGGKDTIISETIPLRRIGEPEEPASAVVFLASDASSYITGISLNVNGGSVLTG
- a CDS encoding NUDIX hydrolase, which gives rise to MSDNNKSPRLTVDMIVRMIDKPNSVLLIERKNPPYGWAIPGGFVEIGETLEEAVEREIREETSLTVDKVKQFHVYSDPSRDPRGHTVSVVFTGEGIGVPEAMSDAENIRIFSIEELPRQLAFDHSRILDDYFKEFTFDD